One region of Solea senegalensis isolate Sse05_10M linkage group LG14, IFAPA_SoseM_1, whole genome shotgun sequence genomic DNA includes:
- the LOC122781059 gene encoding tetratricopeptide repeat protein 12-like: protein MEALEDFERALKNVDKISELVKDLNSSDADTRQKAIKEADCYIASMDEPCRTKLNKTKINTSSTDQPSFGPQSESPESFIKNMERDAEDRRQRRIAQQKKALVLKDKGNKAYADGDYESAVKCYSDGLAELRDMQQLYTNRAQSYIKLGKHKEAISDCEWALKCNDRCIKAYFHMGKAYLELKDYSESRRCFEKIAEIEPGRKKMVEEHVTQVDMEEERETQEVNAKQEFDKGERKGTAVPEVLKKLSKPGQMTLFYCGGLQILLEAVSDSTGQTLFRLNNGFSIICRNDTVKRCLLEKTKDKHSQRLCVSVLKLWRVICDGNAENQKMLLKCPVTRQAAVDLIASESVAVQRECLSLLHLFAQMPHGRQLVIESLDVHVLVRNLMACISKQQQENMAVNVLENFAAEKKLFTQLRNVLTDSVIEPLTTILRNISESNRHVLPSLISAIGCLAQDDVIRHQLAHDSECWKAFLFSIRHCSAHEFKEILYPLLGLIISLSTVTSPAVQEHSLSLCDLCQGLLRDTDGGVITRAIGVLSTVLPQSSEAVERVIQKGVVRTMYRLLKRPGQTASKYAMKTLTVCTAASHLARQELVKCDKKLSILRHLLASSCDDMVSGNATLCLTHCLQLERVASSLLDTDIVLLLLRRAAGDTKRTAVQQNAAIALGKLCQAEPRHLNRLRELHGFEVLHSCMKFIT from the coding sequence ATGGAGGCACTTGAAGATTTTGAGAGAGCGCTGAAGAATGTTGATAAAATAAGTGAGCTGGTGAAGGATCTAAACTCCTCTGATGCTGACACCAGGCAAAAAGCAATTAAGGAGGCTGACTGCTACATCGCCTCCATGGACGAACCCTGCAGGACAAAATTGAACAAGACTAAAATCAACACAAGCTCAACTGACCAGCCGTCGTTTGGTCCCCAGAGCGAAAGTCCAGAGAGCTTCATTAAGAACATGGAGAGAGACGCTGAAGACAGGAGACAAAGGCGTATcgctcaacaaaaaaaagcactcgTGCTCAAAGACAAGGGGAATAAAGCTTACGCTGACGGAGATTATGAATCTGCAGTGAAATGTTACAGCGACGGCCTGGCTGAACTACGGGACATGCAGCAGCTGTACACCAACCGAGCTCAGTCCTACATCAAGCTGGGGAAGCACAAGGAGGCCATCAGTGACTGCGAGTGGGCGCTGAAGTGCAACGACAGGTGCATTAAAGCCTACTTCCACATGGGCAAAGCCTACCTGGAATTGAAGGACTACAGTGAGTCAAGGCGCTGCTTTGAGAAGATAGCGGAAATTGAACCTGGACGGAAGAAAATGGTAGAAGAACACGTGACACAGGTGGAtatggaggaggaaagagagactCAGGAGGTGAATGCAAAGCAGGAGTTTGATAAGGGCGAGAGGAAAGGTACAGCAGTACCCGAGGTCCTCAAGAAGCTTTCAAAGCCTGGTCAGATGACGCTCTTCTACTGCGGAGGCTTGCAGATTCTGTTAGAAGCAGTTAGTGACTCGACAGGTCAGACCCTTTTCAGATTGAACAATGGCTTTAGCATCATCTGCAGAAACGACACGGTGAAGAGATGCCTgctggagaaaacaaaagacaagcaCAGCCAAAGGTTATGTGTGTCTGTTCTGAAATTATGGAGGGTTATTTGTGACGGGAATGCCGAAAATCAGAAGATGTTACTGAAATGCCCAGTGACGAGACAAGCCGCTGTGGACTTGATAGCATCAGAGAGTGTTGCAGTGCAGAGAGAATGTCTGTCATTACTACATTTGTTTGCTCAGATGCCACACGGGAGACAACTGGTCATTGAAAGCCTGGATGTGCACGTGTTAGTGAGGAACCTCATGGCGTGCATCTCAAAGCAGCAGCAAGAAAACATGGCAGTCAACGTTCTGGAGAACtttgcagcagaaaaaaaactttttactCAGTTAAGGAACGTGTTGACCGACTCCGTCATTGAGCCATTGACGACAATCCTAAGAAATATCAGCGAGTCCAACCGTCATGTTCTTCCGTCTCTGATTTCAGCCATTGGATGTTTGGCTCAAGACGACGTTATTCGTCATCAACTTGCTCACGACTCAGAGTGTTGGAAGGCCTTCCTGTTTTCCATCAGGCACTGCAGTGCACATGAATTCAAGGAGATCCTTTACCCCTTGCTTGGATTAATCATCAGCCTTTCAACGGTGACGTCTCCGGCCGTCCAGGAACACTCTCTTTCACTCTGCGACCTCTGTCAGGGACTGCTCAGGGATACTGACGGAGGAGTCATAACTCGAGCCATTGGGGTGCTGAGCACCGTGCTCCCTCAATCCTCTGAGGCTGTTGAGCGTGTTATTCAGAAGGGCGTGGTTCGGACCATGTACCGGTTACTGAAGAGACCAGGGCAGACTGCCTCTAAATACGCCATGAAGACTCTGACAGTGTGCACCGCTGCTAGTCATTTGGCTCGGCAGGAGCTGGTGAAGTGTGATAAAAAGCTATCTATTTTACGTCATTTGCTGGCTTCCAGCTGTGACGACATGGTCTCAGGAAATGCCACCCTCTGCTTGACTCACTGCCTTCAGTTGGAGCGAGTCGCCAGCAGTCTGCTGGACACTGatattgtgctgctgctgctacgcCGCGCTGCAGGGGACACAAAGAGGACGGCTGTGCAGCAAAATGCGGCGATTGCTCTGGGGAAGCTGTGTCAGGCCGAGCCCAGGCATTTGAACAGACTTCGAGAACTTCACGGCTTTGAGGTTCTGCACTCCTGTATGAAGTTCATCACATGA
- the LOC122780377 gene encoding growth hormone-inducible transmembrane protein-like: protein MLVARLTCLRSLPMAGLHPVLRQGSSALRTPILKTCTPVIRPQQGFSSKARFGFRRGKMARDQIKEAAFEPATDTAIRIDGMGRIFLAGGAAVGLGALCYYGLGMSSEVGAIEKAVIWPQYVKDRIHSTYMYFAGSIGLTALSAVAVSRTPALMGLMMRGSWLAIGATFAAMIGAGMLVRSISYEHSPVPKHLAWMMHAGVMGAVIAPLTLLGGPLMMRAAWYTAGIVGGLSTVAMCAPSEKFLNMGGPLAVGFGVVFASSIGSMFLPPTSAFGAGLYSVAIYGGLVLFSMFLLYDTQKVIKKAETYPLYAVQKFDPINACMGIYMDTLNIFMRLVMILANGGGGKRK from the exons ATGCTGGTCGCGAGACTGACGTGCCTGAGGAGTCTCCCTATGGCCGGGCTCCATCCCGTGCTGAGGCAGGGCTCCTCTGCCCTGAGAACTCCCATCCTCAAGACCTGTACACCTGTGATCAGGCCCCAGCAG GGTTTTTCATCTAAGGCCAGATTTGGTTTTCGTCGTGGGAAGATGGCCAGAGACCAGATCAAAGAAGCTGCTTTTGAGCCAGCGACAGACACAGCCATTAGAA TCGACGGTATGGGAAGAATATTTCTGGCTGGAGGTGCAGCAGTTGGCCTTGGAGCTTTGTGCTACTATGGACTTGGCATGTCCAGTGAAGTTGGTGCCATTGAGAAAGCAGT GATCTGGCCTCAGTATGTGAAGGACAGGATTCACTCCACCTACATGTACTTTGCAGGCAGTATTGGACTGACTGCTCTGTCAGCTGTAGCTGTGAGCAGGACCCCGGCACTTATGGGTCTGATGATGAGGGGGTCCTGGCTC GCAATTGGAGCAACTTTTGCAGCCATGATTGGTGCCGGCATGTTGGTCCGATCCATTTCATATGAGCATAGCCCAGTGCCCAAACATCTCGCGTGGATGATGCATGCAG GTGTCATGGGTGCTGTCATCGCACCTCTCACTCTCCTGGGAGGGCCTCTGATGATGAGGGCTGCCTGGTACACAGCAGGCATTGTGGGAGGTCTGTCCACTGTAGCTATGTGTGCCCCAAGTGAGAAGTTCCTTAATATGGGTGGCCCACTGGCTGTTGGCTTTGGAGTGGTCTTTGCTTCCTCTATTG GATCAATGTTCCTGCCTCCCACCTCGGCCTTTGGAGCTGGACTATACTCTGTCGCCATCTACGGAGGCCTGGTCCTTTTCAGCATGTTCCTTCTCTATGATACACAGAAAGTCATCAAGAAGGCAGAAACATACCCACTCTATGCTGTACAGAAATTTGATCCCATCAACGC GTGCATGGGGATTTACATGGACACACTGAACATCTTCATGAGGCTAGTGATGATTCTGGCAAACGGTGGCGGCGGCAAAAGAAAGTGA
- the LOC122780410 gene encoding DNA repair and recombination protein RAD54-like: MRRSLAPSQVAKRKQGGDDEDEEWTCQTEKKRKGDKETRENHISPYRKPLTQLNTRLTYTDGDKHEAFIRSILSKPFKIPIPNYTGSLGIRALGLKRAGVRKALHDPFAEDALVLHEPPTLTAHDLIKADKEKLPVHVVVDPVLGKVLRPHQREGVKFLWECVTGRRIPGSYGCIMADEMGLGKTLQCITLMWTLLRQSPDAKPEIDKAIVVSPSSLVRNWYNEVGKWLGGRVTPVAIDGGSKDDIDRQLVNFMSQYGLRVPTPILIISYETFRLHADVLHKGKVGLVICDEGHRLKNSDNQTYQALNAMSAQRRVLISGTPIQNDLLEYFSLVHFVNAGILGTAQEFKKRFELPILKGRDAAASDRDRQAGEEKLKELISIVNRCLIRRTSDILSKYLPVKIEQVVCCRLTPLQTELYKLFLKQAKPVESLQQGKISVSSLSSITSLKKLCNHPALIHEKCVQGEEGFEGALDLFPPGYSTKSVEPQLSGKMLVLDYILAMTRSTSSDKVVLVSNYTQTLDLFEKLCRSRRYLYVRLDGTMSIKKRAKIVEKFNSPSNPEFIFMLSSKAGGCGLNLIGANRLVMFDPDWNPANDEQAMARVWRDGQKKTCYIYRLLSTGTIEEKILQRQAHKKALSSCVVDEEQDVERHFSLGELRELFTLNEETSSDTHDKFRCQRCVNGLEVRPPADDSDCTSDLSQWNHCFNKKGLRDQVLKASWDAAVSFVFHQRSHEDQKGVV, translated from the exons ATG AGAAGGAGTCTGGCTCCCAGTCAGGTCGCTAAGCGGAAGCAGGGAGGTGACGATGAGGACGAAGAGTGGACATGTCAAACT gagaaaaaaaggaaaggggaCAAGGAGACGAGAGAGAACCACATTTCTCCGTACAGGAAGCCGCTGACGCAGCTCAACACCCGGCTCACATACACTGATGGTGACAAACAT GAGGCGTTTATCCGAAGTATCCTCTCCAAGCCGTTTAAAATCCCGATTCCAAATTACACAG GCTCACTGGGAATCAGAGCACTTGGCCTGAAGAGAGCGGGAGTAAGGAAAGCACTTCACGATCCCTTTGCAGAGGATGCTTTGGTTCTGCACGAGCCTCCGACTCTGACTGCTCATGACCTGATCAAAGCTGACAA AGAAAAACTACCAGTCCATGTGGTCGTGGATCCAGTTTTAGGAAAAGTGCTCAGACCCCATCAgagagag GGGGTGAAGTTCCTGTGGGAGTGCGTGACGGGCAGACGCATCCCAGGCTCGTACGGCTGCATCATGGCCGATGAGATGGGCCTGGGGAAGACGTTGCAGTGCATCACGCTCATGTGGACGCTGCTGCGCCAGAGCCCTGACGCCAAGCCAGAGATCGACAAAGCCATTGTGGTCTCGCCTTCCAGTTTAGTCCGTAACTGGTACAACGAAGTGGGAAAGTGGTTGGGAGGGCGCGTCACACCGGTGGCCATCGATGGAGGCTCGAAGGATGACATCGACAGACAgctag tgAACTTTATGTCTCAGTATGGGTTGAGAGTTCCCACCCCGATCCTCATCATCTCCTACGAGACGTTTCGACTGCACGCTGACGTTCTGCACAAGGGCAAAGTGGGGCTCGTCATCTGTGATGAG ggccATCGATTGAAGAACTCTGACAACCAGACATACCAGGCCTTAAACGCCATGAGTGCCCAGAGGAGAGTGTTGATATCAGGCACTCCCATCCAAAACGACCTGCTGGAATATTTCAGCCTGGTCCACTTTGTTAATGCTGGCATCCTCG GCACGGCACAGGAGTTTAAGAAGCGATTTGAGCTTCCCATCCTGAAAGGTCGAGACGCTGCTGCCAgcgacagagacagacaagcGGGAGAGGAGAAGCTCAAGGAGCTGATCAGCATCGTCAACAG GTGTTTGATCAGGAGAACGTCTGACATCTTGTCCAAGTATCTCCCGGTGAAGATCGAACAGGTCGTGTGTTGCAG actGACTCCGCTGCAGACGGAGCTCTACAAACTGTTCCTGAAGCAGGCCAAACCTGTTGAGAGTTTGCAGCAGGGCAAGATCAGCGTCTCCTCGCTGTCCTCCATCACGTCGCTCAAGAAACTCTGCAACC ATCCAGCACTCATCCATGAAAAGTGTGTGCAGGGTGAGGAAGGGTTTGAAGGAGCGCTGGATCTGTTTCCACCCGGCTACAGCACCAAATCTGTGGAGCCTCAGCTCTCGG GAAAAATGCTGGTTCTCGATTACATCCTGGCAATGACGAGGTCGACGTCCAGTGACAAAGTGGTGCTGGTCTCcaactacacacaaacactggaccTGTTTGAGAAGCTGTGCAGAAGTAGAAG ATACCTCTATGTTCGACTGGATGGAACAATGTCCATCAAGAAAAGAGCCAAGATTGTGGAAAAATTCAACAGTCCATCA AACCCTGAGTTCATTTTCATGCTCAGCAGTAAAGCCGGTGGATGTGGTCTGAATCTGATCGGCGCCAATCGCTTGGTGATGTTTGATCCCGACTGGAACCCGGCCAACGACGAGCAGGCGATGGCCCGGGTGTGGCGAGACGGCCAGAAGAAGACCTGCTACATCTACAGACTGCTCTCA aCGGGGACGATCGAGGAGAAGATCCTGCAAAGGCAGGCCCATAAGAAAGCTCTGAGCAGCTGCGTGGTGGACGAGGAGCAGGACGTGGAGCGCCACTTCTCTCTGGGCGAACTCCGAGAACTCTTTACACTCAACGAGGAGACGTCCAGCGACACGCACGACAA GTTCCGCTGCCAGCGCTGCGTGAACGGCCTGGAGGTGCGACCTCCTGCGGACGACTCTGACTGCACCAGTGACCTCTCCCAATGGAACCATTGCTTCAACAAGAAGGGCCTCAGGGACCAGGTGTTGAAAGCCTCCTGGGACGCTGCCGTCTCCTTCGTCTTCCACCAGCGCTCGCACGAGGACCAGAAGGGTGTTGTATAG